In Clupea harengus chromosome 23, Ch_v2.0.2, whole genome shotgun sequence, the sequence AGACAGTACCTAATGAACAAGAGGTGGTAGGTTGATGATAGAGGGTAACCATCTCTGTGTACAGGGTCTGCTTTGGATCAGGGTTGGATCCATTCTAGAGTTAGCATCTTTATGGTAACATTTATATTATCCCTCGAGGCATTCTTTAAAACACTCTCCACTTAGTCTTCATTTGATTTCCATGGATGCGTTTCAGTACCTTTGAATCAGTCCTATCTATGAGTCATCACTGCTCCTTACTTACAGCAGACCTCTGATGAGCGTGATATAAGGAAAATATTCTAGTATTATCAAAAGAGAGCCTAAATACTTTTTAATGTGCTTAAGAGAATTGTTTATACTTGCTATAACAGGCTCAGAGTTGGTAAACTAGCAATGTGTTCTAATTCACAGTGAATTTTCAGTAAAGGATTGTTTGCTTGTGTTCTACTGGCTGTAGTGAAACTGTATGTAACTTATTGTTTTGATTTTCTTAAGTGGGGTTTCTTTCAGGACACATTGCACCTTTGCAAGACAGAATCCCTGGAgttgagccacacacacacacacacacccaccaagaGATTGTGGACTAGCGTACCGGGTCAGGCCCTGATCAATGCTAGATCTGTTCCAGAGTCCGTTGCATTCTGGGTAGTCTGTTTGTATACAGTAGCTTGTTTGAATGTAATATCCAAAGACAACATTAATGGTAATGATGATTCAGATGTATTGCAAAGCTGTGAGTCTTCTATGACTGCCTTGTGAAAACGCACACACTGAGAAATTATTTTAAGATTGTATTCATAGCAGacattgaaaagaaaatatatatacatatatattttagaaGCAAAATGTGATTGGAATATTAGTGTATGACTGGTTGATTGCGATGCTTTTGATTGCAAAGCTGCTAGCAATATTGCCACGCTAAATCTGTGCCTTTCCTCATTTTTTAATACTTAGAAAACTATGTAACTCTTAATATTTGTACagataataaaaataatttgaGCTCAAAACTGTCTTTCGTGATTGTTGTTGAACTGTTTATTGATCTTGATGCTACTGCCTTGTAGAAATAAAACTGCAAGGGACAATGCCGCTTTATCATTTATTACGTTGCAAAAATCACATTCAATAATCTTTCAATATTTACCATTTAATTACTTTAATGTTATACTCTGTTCATAATCATCCTTAAGGCTCCAAAGCCAGGAATTGTATTGTAGTTTGATGAACCTCTTTTACAGAGTGTAACTTCATTCACACTTTTAGCTATTAAACGAGTACCTGATGGTATGATGCGAGCAATAAAAGAAAATGGAGCATCACAATTTCTATTACGTACTTATGTACTCAGACATCAAGACGACTCTACACCCTCATTCACCACCAAAGGAAAGTCCTCGAAGAAAGCTGACAGGCTGTCCAAATCTTGACTTCTTGCGCCCCCTACTGTCAAGTTGGTAGTAGAAACAgcggaagggaaaaaaaaaaacatgtctgccCCCCTCAGTCCAAAAGGCAGTGCAATGTGTTCAAACTTGAAGACACACAGGACGTTTCTACGCCTTTTGCCTCTCAGATGGCCCCAGTCTTTGGTGCTTGCGCTTTGAGGAGTCTGGCCTCCTCGTCAATTTCGTCCATGACCTTTTCTTGTTTTACCGCGTGTATTGTGTAGGCATCTGGCGTTAACGTTAGTTAAGTTATAATGTGACTCAGCAATTGTAAGTTAATTTGACTTAACAGTCAACAACTGTGTTGTTCCCCATCATTCATTCAACCATGTAATCTCCCCAAATAACACCCGACAGTAAAACACACTTGCTCCAGACCCGGACAAGGTCCTGGCTCAAAGTTATCTGCTGTCTGGTTACCAGTCCGTGTTCTTGTTATTCTATATCTAGCTACACACCCCAGCTAGTTAGATAATAACTTAACACCAGCAAAACAAGTTGAATACCGCATGTGCCAGATCAATGTCGTAACCACAATAACTAACACAGTGACATTACATTAGCTCACtggctagccagctagcaaTGGTTAATTATGACTTTTCTATCTAATGCAAACTGATAACTTTACACTCATACAACTGACAAGCTGCCAGAAATTGAGGTCTTCAGGTTATACCACAACGACATTAAGTCAAACCAAGGTGTCAAGGACTGTTACGTATCCTCACATAACCTTGTGTAACACCAACCAGCTCAATGAGTTCTGAAGCAAAGGATACAGATCCCCATCACCATAGCACCAATTGCAAGGCCCGTTGCGATATTTCGACCCCGTAGcttgtgtgttcttttcttccactgttcGACCTCCACTTGCTGGATAAACCGCAACTGTTCCGGCGACAGAGCCTCTTTCGCTGGATCAACTCTCTTAGCAAATTGAGCTTCCGATCCTCCTGTAGTGCCTTTCTCAGCCATGTTTCATTTCATGATGTGCAAGTCCCAGTGGATGACGGGAAGGTTGTACGTCAAAATACATTCGCGTAGCGCTAATACAACACACGTGTAACCAGGAAAATGCACTGCAAAAAGCTTATCCGTATGGTATAACGATCGTTTAAGTTCCGCATGCGCAGTGGGAGTTCAGTGGGATGGTTACTTGACTGTGTGGATAGTGCACCACCTTGTCGCGTAGCTAGGATACTGAAACGCCCATGTCTCTTTGGTAGAGAGGAAAGTTCGTGGCTTTCCTACTAAAGATCAAACAAGTTATAACACACAGTTATAACTACTTCGGTTACGTTTTAAAACTTTTTTGATGACCAACACTGTTCAGGGCTAAATTTGTATCATTATGGCAACTAGGCCCATGTCATCATTTTCATCTGAGCatcaaaaaaatctaaaatttGGCGAGGCAACATTTGATGTTCTGTCAGATTTCCTGACCAGtatcaacaacaaaaacaaactgaactTGGAAAACCTATCAGATAACTGTGGGAATTTCAAGAATCGAAAAGTGGTGGGTAAGTAATAGGAATACGTTTAACCAGGCTTAAACAGATATGCCTCATTTAGTAAGTGGATTTCTGGTGCCTTTGGTTGTAACTGAATTTAACGTTGTTTATACTAGGTAGCCTGAACGatattattttataaacacattttctaCTCTGTGTTGTTGTTCTCTACCAGAGTATATCTTCCTTCTCTGTAAGGACTTTAAACTCGACCCGATGGTTGGATACCATGCTGTGGAGATACTCGAAAGGTAGGGCTAGCTCAAGGTTACAGGCCCCTCATTGTTTCGGGCCAAGTATAGTTTTTCATAACGGGTTTTCTCCTATGACTATGTAATAGAGTTATTTGTCTTCTTATTCTAGCTTTATGATCAAGCACATTGAGGAGCTGCTCTCTTGTCCAACTGCGCAAGGCGCCAGTGGAGGTGGAGACGTGAATTCTGAGGAACTTATCTTTCAAAGCATCAGGCCGAAGttctccttcatcatcctctcctgtgtgcaGCTGGCTAGCAAGATGTCCCTGCACTGTAATGTAGGTGTCCCAGCGCACCTGGTTAAGCAATGTGCTAATACGGGTCATCGGTTCAATACCCAGGGAGCATGCAACAAAAGACCTGCCTATATGTCACGTTGGATAAAAGTTTCATCTAAATGGTTGCAAATAATGTACTGTAATTGTGATCAGTTTAATCTCTTAAAAGTGTACAATATCTGAACTTTATTTTGTGTTGGTTTCTCAAGGTTTCTCAAAAGGGTTGTTTTCAAAGTCAAAACTTACTGTAAGTTCATCCAGCAGATATTGAATTTACCGTAAGTGTGGCTTTGAAAATGACACTTTTGAGAAagcttgtgtttgtatgaggCCTAAAATGTGTAGAATGTATGTTCCCCTGTAGATTGTGAACAACATCACTGCCATGAGGTTCATGCAGGCTGCTGGTAACACCTCTATCTCCAAAGAGCAACTCATCAGCTCGGAACTGATGGTGCTGAAAACCCTCAACTTCAGTTTGAGTACGACAAATCCACTGACATACGTCGAGACACTTCTGGAAGTCttatgtgagtctctctctctctctttctctctctttatcagtcaatctatctatctatatgtttACATTTCAACCAATAATCTAGGAAACATCCAATAACAGTCCAATAACAATAAGGCAAAAATCCTAAATAGGCATAAATCAGGCGTcccattttttatttcaaatatttGCATTGATTATGGGGCCGTGGCAGAACCATAGGATGGTGTAGTAGTGAAGTCTTTCCAGTGACAGGAGGAGCACACATATAGTGTACAGTGAGGAGCACACATATAGTGTACAGTGAGGAGCACACATATAGTGTACAGTGAGGAGCACACATATAGTGTACAGTGAGGAGCACACATATAGTGTACAGTGAGGAGCACACATATAGTGTACAGTGACATGAGGAGCACACATATAGTGTACAGTGAGGAGCACACATATAGTGTACAGTGAGAGgagtcacacacatatagtgtacaGTGAGGAGCACACATATAGTGTACAGTGAGGAGCACACATATAGTGTACAGTGACATGAGGAGCACACATATAGTGTACAGTGAGGAGCACACATATAGTGTACAGTGAGGAGCACACATATAGTGTACAGTGAGATCAGGAGCACACATATAGTGTACAGTGACATGATGAGGAGCACACATATAGTGTACAGTGAGGAGCACACATATAGTGTACAGTGAGGAGCACACATATAGTGTACAGTGAGGAGCACACATATAGTGTACAGTGATAGGCACACATATAGTGTACAGTGATAGGCACACATATAGTGTACAGTGAGGAGCACACATATAGTGtacagtgagaggaggaggagcacacaTATAGTGTACAGTGAGGAGCACACATATAGTGTACAGTGACATGAGGAGCACACATATAGTGTACAGTGAGGAGCACACATATAGTGTACAGTGAGGAGCACACATATAGTGTACAGTGAGAGGAGGAGCACACATATAGTGTACAGTGAGGAGCACACATATAGTGTACAGTGAGGAGCACACATATAGTGTACAGTGACATGAGGAGCACACATATAGTGTACAGTGAGGAGCACACATATAGTGTACAGTGAGGAGCACACATATAGTGAACAGTGAGGAGCACACATATAGTGTACAGTGAGATCAGGAGCACACATATAGTGTACAGTGAGATgagtcacacacatatagtgtacaGTGACATGAGGAGCACACATATAGTGTACAGTGACATGAGGAGCACACATATAGTGTACAGTGAGGAGCACACATATAGTGtacagtgagagtgaggagcACACATATAGTGTATGTCTCAACAGGTCACAATGAGAGCTCGCTGGCGGTAGAAGACATGTACCACTTGTGTAAGACAGTGCTGCAGTTCACATTTCTCCAAAGGACGTCCATCTACCAAGCACTACTCCGAGTTGTCACTAGGGGCAGTAGCCCACCACAGGAGCACAGgtactaagtgtgtgtgtgtgtgtgtgtgtgtttgctagcaGCGTTCAAGCCTGAGTTATGAGCGACTCAGTGACATTTCTGAGTCATGCTCAGTGTCAGCTGCTGAAAATGATAAACAGTTCtgactttctctttctttctttctttctttctttctctctctctctctctctctctatatatatgtgtgtgtgtgtgtgtgtgtgtgtgtgtgtgtgtgtgtgtgtgtgtgtgtgtgtgtgtgtgtgtgtgtgtgtgtggacagagagaAGTTTGTGGCTGTGACAGAGGACTGCATGCTCCTTGGTGTTGGAGTCCTTGCTGTGGCTGCCTTCATCCTTGACTTCTCTACCTGGGAACAGGTGACACTTAACATGTATCCTCAATTAGAAACCAGTGTCAGGACTTTTGAAATGGTCCAGAGAGTTGTCACTGAAATCCTGCGTCTGTCACTCTCATTTcaatgggagagagtgtgtaggtTATCATTTTCTAGatttaaaaagaataaaataattatttttaaaagaataaaaacTAGACCAAATCTGCTGACCCAATGTTCCAGGTTATTACTTCAGTTCAGGACTCTTACATATAAACCAGATGATAAACACCTAAAGCTATTTtttagatgtgtgtgatgtttataCTGTGTTTGATGTGCTTGATGTTGTAGGTAGTGCAAGAGCTAAGCTTAATCACAGGCATATCCACTCAGAGCATCATGGAGTTTGCATACGTGATACTGATGCGCGTAACCAACGACTCTGATACCCTGGTGTGAAGtccagcatcaggaccagcatGGCTTTGAATGCCAGATCTCCCATGTTCTGGAACGGAAGTAGTCTAAAgtagaatgttctggaatggaAGTAGTCTAAAGTAGAATGTTCTTGAATGGAAGTACTATAAAgtagaatgttctggaatggaAGTGCTATAAAgtagaatgttctggaatggaAGTAGTCTAAAgtagaatgttctggaatggaAGTACTATAAAGTAGAATGTTCTTGAATGGAAGTGCTATAAAgtagaatgttctggaatggaAGTACTGTGCCATAGTTCTAGCGCAGGAATAGGGACATACTGTGCCACACTGAAATGGTTGTCTGTATTTTCTCGGTTGGTGAACGTTTTTctagttttgtttttctgtcaggGCGAATTCATCAGCCACAACGTATTGTCTGTGTCTCTTGCAATGGCAATTGTACCGTGATATTAGGGCATGTGTTGAAAGAAATATTCAAAAGTTGAGATTGAAAAGCTGTAGTGTTAAGATGAGGAAACATTGAGCAACTTTTACATTAAGTTTAACCAGACAGTAAAACCAAGTAGTAAAGAGTCGAATTCCGAACTCCATTCAAgagtaaattattttatttttcctttcttaacaatcttgtagttttttttatatatatttatttaatagtAATACATTACTGCAAGAGAGCATTTGTttgaaaaacattaaaatgctgAAAACTGTTAAGCTGCTGTGAGGATCAGTCTAACTACAATATAAATACGATAAATATACATTCATTAAATATATCTAATTCAAGTACAGTTTGATTTTCATTGTGTTAAcatcacaaacaacaaacaaacaaacaaacaggaaaacatATCAAACTCATTTTAATAATTGAATTCTCATACCCTTAGAGGGGAGATTCGGAACTGGAGTCTGATGTACGACCCGTTGTCGCAGTAACCGTTCCTCGGCTCCGTCTCGTGGACCTGTCCGTCACAGTCTCAGGTTCCCCCCTCTGCCTCAAGTCCTGCCAAGCAATCAGGAGATCATGAGGACCAGGGGCCACCATTTCATTAGGCTACTGCTGCCAGCCTACACTGCCCAAACTGCTCAGCTGCGTAAAAAGAGTCTGGAAACCCTCAACAGAGAATCAATTGGCCAGGTAGATTTTCAATCATATTTATCAATGGGCTTTAGAGGTGGTTGGTGGATGTGTTTGAAAACCAGCTCAAACCACACGGCTGTGCTGCCAAGGTAAGCATTGTGCAACAAGTTGATCCCTTTTTTTCAGAAGCTATGTGGATAAATTAATTCAAACCTGAGCAAAGATTTTAGAGATTTAATTACTGTGTTACAATATGAGGAGAGTCAATAAGAAGGCTGCTATCCATGACACGAAGCTGGGAAGTTCGCTGCTATCCGTGGTGTGAATGTTGTGGAGGTTGTGGTTGTAACTGTGGTGGTTGTGATTGTGGTTGTAGctgtgtttgtggctgttgttgtagttgtagctatggttgtgtttgtggatgttaaGGTTGTAGCTGTAGCTGTTCTTGTGGTTGTAGTtgtagctgtgtttgtgtttgtggctgtggttgtagctgtgtttgtgtttgtggatgtggctgTGGTTGTATCTGGGTTTGTGGATGTTATTGTTGTAGTTgtagctgtggctgtggctgtgtttgtgtttgtggttgtagCTGTAGCTGTGGTTGTGattgtggctgtgtttgtggttgtagCTGTGTTTGTAGTTGTAGCTGTGGTTGTGattgtggctgtgtttgtggttgtagCTGTGTTTGTAGTTGTAGCTGTGGTTGTGATTGTGGCTGACCTGAGTGACGGCGACGCTGTGAGCCTGGATGGCCATCATGAGGTCTGAGAAACGCTCCTGAAGCAGAAGCAGCAGGTGGAGGTCTGGGCCGCCGCGGTCCCTCTGAGGGAGGACAGGATatacggaggaggaggaggaggaggaggaggaggaggaggagggggaaggagagcaaaacgagagagagggtgaagggtgTGGAGGTTGATGAAAGATaagaagaaagacaggaaaggaTGGAGTTAAACGGAAGAGAGATAAAGGTGGAGAAAGGAGATGTGAGACAGGATGGAAtgatagaagaggagagataaagGTGGAGAAAGGAGATGTGAGACAGGATGGAAtgatagaagaggagagataaagGTGGAGAAAGGAGATGTGAGacaggatggagggatagaagaggagagataaagGTGGAGAAAGGAGACGTGAGacaggatggagggatagaagaggagagataaagGTGGAGAAAGGAGATGTGAGacaggatggagggatagaagaggagagataaagGTGGAGAAAGGAGACGTGAGacaggatggagggatagaagaggagagataaaggagaTGTGAGACAGGATGGAAtgatagaagaggagagataaaggagaCGTGAGacaggatggagggatagaagaggagagataaaggagaTGTGAGACAGGATGGAAtgatagaagaggagagataaagGTGGAGAAAGGAGACGTGAGacaggatggagagataaaggTGGAGAAAGGAGATGTGAGacaggatggagggatagaagAGGAAGACATGGAGAGGTGATGATGCGTTGGGTAAACagtaaaaaaggagaaaaagaaaggaaaggaaacgagaaaaaagatgagaaggagatagatgaagataaaaaaaatcaatagtaTGAGAAGTAGATGTGAAAGAGGCAATAGGCTCAGCATTTAAATGGTTATGTCAAAACAGtcagtgtttttaaatgattaGCTGCATAGTGTCAATCAACAACACCAAATGGCTATAACATGCCATGCCATGTCAACATCACCAAATGGCTATAACATGTCATGTCAATTCACACATACAGGTACATCCATACATAGCATGTAGCACCAGcagaagtcatttttttttttttccacctttAGTTGAAGTATATATGTCAAAATACTCATTATTTGTTGTGTTATTTGAAGTAGTAATGTGTTCACAGCTATTCTATTTTAATGTCGGTGCGGTTGCTAGGTATTCACTAATAACCGCTTTGGACATGCATGACACGCTAGTGTGGTTTACACGAGCGGCACCcacctgtgtttgtgcatgccgACGAAAACACTCCTCAAGATCAAAGTCATCCAGGTCCAGGTTTAGAGTCCCCTTACACAACTCACAGGTTGTCACTGCGGGCATGTcggcacctacacacacacacacacacacacacacacacacacacccccacacacacacacacacacacacacacaataaatcatTGACAAGGCTAACACCCACACCAACTCAACAACCACCCTACAGATAtttaacacacatgtacacagatgcttcatatacaataactctatctgtctctctctctctctctatttctctctctctttctctctctctctctcacacacacacacacacacacacacacacacacacacacacacacaccgaaacacatacacacagacccacaaatCACCAACAGTGAAAACACTCAACTCAACAACCAGCCTATAAATATTTCAAACACATATGCAATGCATGctgtcatgctctctctcacccacccacccacacacagtaacacacacacacacgcacacacacacacagacaaacaaacatgcatccaaacaaacacacacatacacacacatgcagatgtgtCAAATACACAGGTGTCCAATCAGTCCATTCCACTTCCCAGCATGACTGACCTGACTCTATTTTGGTCTGGATCCACTTCTTCAGGCAGTCATGGTGGATGTACTGCAGGCTCCCTGAGCACTGGCAGGGGCACAGCAGGGGGTTTGTGGGAGTACCAGCCCCAGACTGACAGATACGACACtgatccccctcctcctcctcatcagacTCCTCCATTAaactagacagagagagacagaggtaggagagacagagaggtaggagagagagagagagagagagagaaacagagagaaagacagggagagagatggagagagagagggagagacagagaaagacagggagagagggagagacagagagaatgatggagggagaaagacagagagagagagaggtagaaagagagataaagggagagacagggagagagaaagaggagggagagagacagggagagagagagagatggagacagcgAGAAGTTTTCAAAACCTTTATTTCAACAGCACTGAAAAACAAATGGTTCCATATCAGCAGCTAAAAATACGAGTTGTTAATAGTCACAGTTgcagctctcacacaccacctctTCCCAGGTGAACCCACAGGATCTGTCTGCTGGTAATATGCgttatgaaaacacacagaccacagaagtagacagacagagaggaaaaaaagaggtcaCGTTCATGACTGTGTGGAACATGGCTGCCTAATTTGGCCTGAACGTCTGAATGTTTACTACGCCTTAAATACAACTTAGAGTTGTGTTATACATCACACTGCTTGGcacacagctgacacacacacacacacacacacacacacacacacacacacacacacacacacacacacacacacacacacacacacacacacacacacacacacacacacacagagtgtaacTCCCCAAGCCTGAACTGTTACCCTAGCTGTCCAACAGATTTAGGGGCTGAAGTAAAACAGCCCTCAGTCTCACTGCATGACTAGCACAGCTGCCTGACGGAGCTACACTGTCACTTCTATTGTGGTCAGTTTGGTGACCTCTGTAGCCCACCCGAGATTGACTGCATACCTCAAATACACAAATtaaggttcacacacacacacacacacacacacacacacacacacacgcacggcatACATACAGCAATGTCCATTCGACAGAAAGAGCACTGAAACATAAGAAATAAGCTAAACTAAACTACGAATTGTGAAACATTGTGAAATGAAAACTAGTAAAATTATCACCagcattaataataatattattattatattactattattattgttagtgtagtagtagtaataatagttTTAGTAGATTTTTATAAattgttgttaatgttgttCTTTCCCTTTGACCTCCTGACCTCTGTGTTATCCTGCGGAGTGTTTCCGGGTCGGCTTGTGGTCTGGCGTCTGGAGCGCCAGCATTGCTTCCATCCACACTGGCACTATTCCCATTCCCTGTGCTATTCCCATTCCCTGTGCTATTCCCGCTCTCCGTGTTATTCCTGCGCGGCAGGCTGGCTCCCTCGTGCCCGTTGTTCCTCTGCATCTCCTGAATCTCACGCCGCATCTGCCGCATCGCCATCAGCGCCATGCCCAGCTGATCCATCACGGCCAACGCCTCAACGCGCGACCCCAACCGAGGCGCAACAGGGGGAGGCGTGacactctcctccccctctccgctGCTGTGGTTCTCCCCGTCTCTGTCCTGGGCACTAGCCTGGAGGGAGGCGGCGCCTGGTCTTCTCAGCCAACCCAGCCAGGGTGGCTCGTTCCTGGGGATGGGCTCTAGGCCCGGTGGTTCcatgagggagaggtagaggccCGCTCTGTGGTTCCTGGCAGCGGACGCTGAGATGTCGCCAGCGAGTGTGATCCCAGGTATGGGCTCCAGGCCTGGCATGGAGCTGTAGACGTCTCTGTCCAGGCTTCTTCTCACTGCTGGTCCACGGGGGCTCACATCGCGACTCAAAGACGCTTCGACATCTCGACGAGAAGAGGcgcctgctgctgccgctgctaaTGGAGCCGGAGCCGGAGCAGGATAGGGCCGAGACAGGGGGCCTCTCCATCGCACCAGCCCCCCACCTTGCCCCAGCTGCCTGGTCTGCCAGGtattccactcctcctccaggtcctcCTCATCGGACTCAGACGTGATAGGCTCCAGAGAGGGGAGGTCCCTGCTGAGCCACTCCAGAGGAGAGACCCTCAGTCTGGGGCTGAGGTCCAGCACCGTGTCCCTGGAGGATGTGGAGGAGCTGCTGCCTGAAGAACTGGGGTAGCCCAGAGAGGACTCTGTCTGCTGGGCGGAGGACAGGCAGGAGTCCGTGGAGACGCTGCAGGCGGAAAAGATGCTGCTGTTGGGCCCTTCGCTGTCGTCCGGTTCCTCGTCTGGAATGCTACTGTCAATGTCGGAGAAGTCCAGCAGGCGGTCTGGGGTGTCCTGCTGGCCCGAGTCGGACTCGGATGACGAGGAGGTGTACCTGAGCGAGGGCAGAAGAGGCCAGGCCCGGGGCAAACGGTGGACCTGAGACACGGGGAGAGCTCCTCTGCTGTGGACCAAGGGAGGTTTGTTCTGAGCGAACGAACAGGGAGACGTTTCTGTGTCGCTTGAGGTGAACTGACCATGCACTCCTTGGTGACAGGCTGAACGGCCAGATGGTAATGGTTTTCTGATCTTTGCTCTCACACATTTGTCTttgtgatctaaaaaaaaaaaaacacaaagtatACAAGGATATGAGTACCTTATTTGAAATCCTGTTTtggcattaaaaaaatattcactactttttcttttctgagaTTGTTGTTGTCGACCACTTCACAACCATACCCTACGCTTAATCCTATACCACAACATAACTCTTGTATCTATGAAGTAAGGTAACTAACTTACTTGAATACTTATTCTCGGCATGCttgttgtgtctgtgatatCGCTGTGTTGTTTGAGGTGTCCTTGTCTCTGAGGACTGCCTCTGGGCTCTGTTGGTGATGTCTGGCAACCGTGATCCTGAGCTTCTACTAGATGAAGGACTGCTCTCTGAAGAGCTTGATTTTGTAAAGCTGGGTGATGTCTGTGGGAGACAGCATGGATCAGAATAAGACTTACAGACCTCCTGGCACTAGATGGTTAAGGGTTGTCACAGCAATTCCACAGAAAACTAAATGAGTGAGCCAACAATGACCATATGATTCTCCTGtcctcattctcacacaaactcacttagTAGCTTAGTATCTGTAAGG encodes:
- the LOC105909505 gene encoding E3 ubiquitin-protein ligase MARCHF7-like; translation: MPRISIQKRKSSEYFFNAKTGFQIRYSYPCILCVFFFLDHKDKCVRAKIRKPLPSGRSACHQGVHGQFTSSDTETSPCSFAQNKPPLVHSRGALPVSQVHRLPRAWPLLPSLRYTSSSSESDSGQQDTPDRLLDFSDIDSSIPDEEPDDSEGPNSSIFSACSVSTDSCLSSAQQTESSLGYPSSSGSSSSTSSRDTVLDLSPRLRVSPLEWLSRDLPSLEPITSESDEEDLEEEWNTWQTRQLGQGGGLVRWRGPLSRPYPAPAPAPLAAAAAGASSRRDVEASLSRDVSPRGPAVRRSLDRDVYSSMPGLEPIPGITLAGDISASAARNHRAGLYLSLMEPPGLEPIPRNEPPWLGWLRRPGAASLQASAQDRDGENHSSGEGEESVTPPPVAPRLGSRVEALAVMDQLGMALMAMRQMRREIQEMQRNNGHEGASLPRRNNTESGNSTGNGNSTGNGNSASVDGSNAGAPDARPQADPETLRRITQSLMEESDEEEEGDQCRICQSGAGTPTNPLLCPCQCSGSLQYIHHDCLKKWIQTKIESGADMPAVTTCELCKGTLNLDLDDFDLEECFRRHAQTQRDRGGPDLHLLLLLQERFSDLMMAIQAHSVAVTQVSHNHNHSYNYKHSYNHKHSHNHNHSYNYKHSYNHKHSHNHNHSYSYNHKHKHSHSHSYNYNNNIHKPRYNHTEQFGQCRLAAVA
- the LOC105909520 gene encoding cytochrome c oxidase assembly factor 3 homolog, mitochondrial, giving the protein MAEKGTTGGSEAQFAKRVDPAKEALSPEQLRFIQQVEVEQWKKRTHKLRGRNIATGLAIGAMVMGIYAYTIHAVKQEKVMDEIDEEARLLKAQAPKTGAI
- the cntd1 gene encoding cyclin N-terminal domain-containing protein 1, yielding MATRPMSSFSSEHQKNLKFGEATFDVLSDFLTSINNKNKLNLENLSDNCGNFKNRKVVEYIFLLCKDFKLDPMVGYHAVEILESFMIKHIEELLSCPTAQGASGGGDVNSEELIFQSIRPKFSFIILSCVQLASKMSLHCNVGVPAHLVKL